A single genomic interval of Musa acuminata AAA Group cultivar baxijiao chromosome BXJ3-4, Cavendish_Baxijiao_AAA, whole genome shotgun sequence harbors:
- the LOC135635856 gene encoding uncharacterized protein LOC135635856: MGKGTDLWDDSALINAFDHAMSTYKAMHRESYPVNPLEEKTLTSESNQDKPGHTEILTREIDDHGENNAMKDVTETNMPSYKDLTSTEGLQSREGSLGADICPTESNPCLSDFPVAAMETDKYNYQQSVEYNNLLKQYYELEEQRQKVLQQLQQANYWNYQGPVQSGQHQAEQVPTNNVSDSCSQPICSLCSCPSLALPSITASSCAICGPSFGGYYCWPQSCSMSLPHQFSGGQGHIQSGICSVGASCTGDPSKKATHMDDQAVGITEKEKGKEEGISDCGTNQETDLAVVLSAWYSAGFHTGRYLSEQSRRKAPQ; encoded by the exons GCAATGCATAGGGAAAGCTATCCAGTCAATCCTCTCGAGGAAAAAACACTTACAAGTGAAAGTAATCAAGACAAGCCTGGGCATACTGAGATTTTGACAAG GGAAATAGATGACCATGGTGAGAATAATGCGATGAAGGATGTAACAGAAACTAATATGCCTTCCTACAAGGATCTGACATCTACTGAAGGGCTTCAGTCTCGAGAAGGCAGTCTAGGTGCAGATATATGCCCCACAGAGTCTAATCCATGCTTGTCAGATTTCCCTGTAGCTGCTATGGAGActgataaatataattatcaacaaAGTGTTGAGTACAATAATCTCCTTAAACAGTATTATGAACTCGAGGAGCAGAGGCAAAAGGTTCTCCAACAACTCCAGCAAGCAAATTATTGGAATTACCAAGGTCCAGTTCAATCTGGCCAACATCAAGCAGAGCAAGTTCCAACCAATAATGTTTCTGATAGTTGTTCACAACCAATATGTTCCTTGTGCTCATGCCCTTCTTTAGCTCTTCCATCAATCACAGCATCTTCTTGTGCCATATGTGGCCCTTCATTTGGAGGCTATTATTGCTGGCCACAAAGCTGCTCTATGTCACTTCCTCATCAATTTTCAG GTGGTCAAGGTCACATTCAAAGTGGTATATGTTCTGTTGGCGCATCATGCACAGGAGATCCTTCAAAGAAGGCCACTCATATGGATGACCAAGCTGTCGGAATAACAG AAAAGGAGAAGGGAAAGGAAGAAGGAATTTCAGATTGTGGTACCAACCAGGAAACTGATCTTGCTGTTGTCCTAAGTGCATGGTATTCTGCAGGATTCCACACTGGCAG GTACCTTTCTGAGCAATCCAGGAGAAAAGCTCCTCAATAG